Proteins found in one Candidatus Woesearchaeota archaeon genomic segment:
- a CDS encoding tetratricopeptide repeat protein, translating into MKAKNFYVIAIILLCFLSYSNTLQNEFVWDDTEYIVKSTKSRDISSALSSFSEDEYGIYRPVRTLFYYMSYNLFGLNAFFYHLLSIILHTTATLLIFAIIGKLFNKKLAFLSSVLFAVHPIHVGRVANATASFDILGIIIYLAAFYLYIEFREKNSRQFLLFSIMAFIAGLFASEEVFSLPLLIILYEFVFRKKGVKKYVKSVSYFIILAAFLSIRFFVLDIASRVTVYPGGSPYVTFLTMPKVLLSYIFLAFFPVSLTPFRNVEYVYSLASIWFILPVIIIAAIAYEIYKNRKSKKVIFFSGFFIITMLPFLNILPLQKIMAERYFYLASLSILVLPSQLALFLEKKTSPKTAYSIFSVIILIFLAMTIYNNTFWKNELTLMTRGIEINPASSKAHDNLGTYYFNNGDTEKALFHYRKSVEISENNFHAWTNLGVLYSAIGEYGKSEQALKKAIGIIPTNYEAIDKLGITYMRAGLNQSAEKMFKTAIKMNKGYYPAYTHLGVLYAETGHYEEAAQFLELSIRINPYNAEGYFNLAALYEAFGRKEQAERYYQKAANLEPDKYS; encoded by the coding sequence ATGAAGGCTAAAAATTTCTACGTGATTGCTATAATCCTGCTGTGTTTTTTGTCATATTCCAACACGCTGCAGAATGAATTCGTATGGGATGACACGGAATATATAGTGAAAAGCACAAAATCAAGGGATATAAGCAGTGCTTTATCCTCCTTCAGTGAAGACGAGTACGGCATATACCGCCCTGTAAGAACTCTCTTCTACTATATGTCATATAATCTGTTCGGCCTCAATGCATTCTTCTACCATCTTTTGTCAATAATTCTCCACACAACAGCAACTTTGTTAATATTTGCCATAATAGGAAAATTATTCAATAAAAAATTAGCATTTCTTTCTTCGGTTCTGTTTGCGGTGCATCCCATACATGTGGGCAGGGTAGCTAATGCCACAGCATCATTCGATATCTTAGGGATAATAATCTACTTAGCTGCATTTTATCTATACATAGAGTTCAGGGAAAAAAACAGCAGGCAATTTCTGCTGTTTTCTATAATGGCTTTCATAGCCGGATTGTTCGCTTCAGAAGAGGTATTTTCCCTTCCATTATTGATAATCCTGTATGAGTTCGTGTTCCGTAAAAAAGGAGTTAAGAAATACGTCAAATCAGTCAGTTATTTCATCATATTAGCTGCATTTCTCTCAATAAGGTTTTTCGTTCTTGACATAGCGTCAAGGGTAACCGTCTACCCTGGGGGAAGCCCCTATGTAACATTCCTCACCATGCCAAAGGTGCTCCTGAGCTACATCTTCCTTGCTTTTTTCCCTGTTAGCCTTACTCCTTTTAGGAATGTAGAATATGTTTACAGCCTTGCAAGTATTTGGTTCATTCTGCCAGTAATCATAATAGCAGCGATTGCCTATGAAATATACAAGAACAGAAAAAGCAAAAAAGTCATTTTCTTCAGCGGGTTTTTCATTATAACCATGCTCCCGTTTCTGAATATACTCCCCCTGCAGAAGATAATGGCTGAAAGGTATTTTTATTTGGCATCCTTAAGCATTCTTGTTTTGCCCTCTCAACTGGCCCTGTTTTTAGAGAAAAAAACAAGCCCTAAAACCGCTTACAGCATATTTTCAGTCATCATACTCATATTCCTTGCCATGACAATCTACAACAACACCTTCTGGAAAAATGAGCTCACGCTGATGACAAGGGGCATAGAGATAAATCCTGCCAGCTCTAAGGCGCACGACAATCTTGGGACATATTATTTCAATAACGGAGATACAGAAAAAGCGCTTTTCCATTACCGAAAATCAGTTGAGATAAGTGAAAACAATTTCCATGCATGGACGAATCTTGGTGTGCTTTACTCAGCCATAGGCGAATATGGGAAATCAGAGCAGGCATTGAAGAAAGCAATAGGGATTATTCCTACGAACTATGAAGCAATAGATAAGCTTGGCATAACCTACATGCGCGCGGGCCTAAACCAGAGCGCAGAGAAGATGTTTAAAACAGCAATAAAGATGAACAAAGGCTACTATCCTGCATACACTCATTTAGGCGTGCTTTACGCAGAAACAGGCCATTACGAAGAAGCAGCCCAATTCCTCGAGCTCTCAATAAGGATCAATCCCTATAATGCAGAAGGCTATTTCAATTTAGCAGCATTATATGAAGCATTCGGAAGGAAAGAGCAGGCAGAAAGATATTACCAAAAAGCAGCAAATCTTGAGCCGGATAAGTATTCTTAG
- a CDS encoding 30S ribosomal protein S17e, whose amino-acid sequence MGRIKTRISKSVTKDIMDKHAGKFSSDFEKNKQAIESQADIASKKLRNVIAGYATRLKKSGKY is encoded by the coding sequence ATGGGAAGAATAAAAACACGAATTTCCAAGTCAGTAACGAAAGATATCATGGATAAGCATGCAGGCAAGTTTAGTTCTGATTTCGAAAAAAACAAGCAGGCAATTGAAAGCCAGGCTGATATAGCAAGCAAGAAGCTGAGGAATGTTATAGCAGGATACGCGACCAGATTGAAAAAATCAGGGAAATACTAA
- the albA gene encoding DNA-binding protein Alba, giving the protein MAEDNSIFIGGKPFMNYVTGVVMQFTTKNAETVTVKARGKFISRAVDVVEVATKRFLENSVGIKDINIDSEEFQNKEGKQVRVSTIEITLGKNQ; this is encoded by the coding sequence ATGGCAGAAGACAACTCTATCTTTATCGGCGGAAAGCCGTTTATGAACTATGTGACAGGGGTTGTGATGCAGTTCACAACAAAGAACGCAGAGACAGTCACGGTCAAGGCAAGGGGAAAGTTCATAAGCAGGGCAGTCGATGTCGTGGAAGTAGCTACCAAGAGATTTCTGGAAAATAGTGTGGGAATAAAAGACATAAACATCGATTCAGAGGAGTTCCAGAATAAGGAAGGAAAGCAGGTAAGGGTAAGCACGATTGAGATAACGCTCGGGAAAAACCAGTAA